A part of Longimicrobiaceae bacterium genomic DNA contains:
- a CDS encoding gluconate 2-dehydrogenase subunit 3 family protein produces MNRREALGLIALAPFAPATAKTAPAPAPAPTIPTPPEHARAAATRGQEPRFFTPHEMVTVAVLADMVIPADDRSGSATDAGVPEFIDFMMTDTRDENLPLRMRGGLAWLDAESRRRYQRPFVELSEAERTAIVDDIAWPERARPEMSHGVTFFNLFRDMVASGFWSSEMGIKDLQYMGNTAVQWQGCPPEALKKLGLSAG; encoded by the coding sequence ATGAATCGCCGCGAGGCTTTGGGTCTGATCGCGCTGGCGCCCTTCGCTCCTGCGACCGCGAAAACGGCGCCCGCACCCGCGCCTGCGCCTACCATCCCTACCCCTCCCGAGCACGCGCGGGCGGCGGCTACGCGTGGCCAGGAGCCCCGGTTCTTCACCCCCCACGAGATGGTCACCGTGGCGGTGCTCGCTGATATGGTGATCCCCGCGGACGACCGCTCCGGCAGCGCGACAGACGCGGGCGTGCCGGAGTTCATCGACTTCATGATGACCGACACGCGCGACGAGAATCTGCCGTTGCGCATGCGGGGTGGCCTGGCCTGGCTCGACGCCGAGTCGCGCCGTCGCTATCAGCGTCCGTTCGTCGAGTTGTCCGAAGCCGAGCGGACCGCGATCGTCGACGACATTGCCTGGCCCGAGCGCGCGCGCCCCGAGATGAGCCACGGCGTCACCTTCTTCAACCTCTTCCGCGACATGGTGGCCTCCGGCTTCTGGTCGAGCGAAATGGGGATCAAAGATCTGCAGTACATGGGCAACACCGCCGTCCAGTGGCAGGGGTGCCCGCCCG